A genomic region of Mycolicibacterium poriferae contains the following coding sequences:
- a CDS encoding trimeric intracellular cation channel family protein, which yields MIQHLVNYVGIAVLATSGAVVGVRKGFDLFGIATLAVLSGIGGVVLRDMLLDLAPPASIQHWQDITVCLAASALTTVFAKWVIQLNQLVLVLDAVGMGFFATSGAAIAADHGASWFAAAVLGVISAVAGSAMRDVVAREVPMVLGPDDMYAAPAMLGAVLYVAIDHVGHQWLAVVVGSAVATVLRLAAITFHWRLPTGPRELILHMHDHPGREMSTSATTGRQ from the coding sequence GTGATCCAACACCTCGTCAACTACGTCGGTATCGCCGTGCTGGCGACCTCGGGGGCGGTCGTCGGAGTGCGCAAAGGGTTCGATCTGTTCGGTATCGCCACACTGGCGGTGCTGAGCGGAATCGGCGGCGTCGTCCTGCGGGACATGCTGCTGGATCTGGCGCCACCGGCGTCGATCCAACACTGGCAGGACATCACCGTCTGCCTGGCAGCGTCGGCATTGACCACGGTCTTCGCCAAATGGGTGATCCAGCTCAACCAGCTCGTGCTGGTGCTGGACGCGGTCGGCATGGGGTTCTTCGCGACCTCGGGCGCGGCGATCGCGGCCGATCACGGGGCCAGCTGGTTCGCTGCCGCGGTGCTGGGCGTGATCTCTGCAGTCGCGGGAAGCGCGATGCGCGACGTGGTGGCGCGCGAGGTACCGATGGTGCTGGGACCCGACGACATGTACGCCGCGCCGGCGATGCTGGGGGCGGTGCTCTACGTCGCGATCGACCACGTCGGTCATCAGTGGCTGGCGGTGGTGGTGGGCTCGGCAGTCGCCACGGTGCTTCGGTTGGCGGCCATCACGTTTCATTGGCGGCTACCCACCGGGCCGCGCGAGTTGATCCTGCACATGCACGATCACCCCGGCCGCGAGATGTCGACGTCGGCGACAACCGGGCGTCAGTGA
- a CDS encoding PrsW family intramembrane metalloprotease, giving the protein MSFPGAHGGPVHPGTPPGAPFVRRVRSVGAPIGVLITLGTLAGLLVILLTAVNPAGTAVGFVLSSAAMAVVVLAYLWLDRWEPEPPRLLLFAFLWGTSVAVLMSAVLQIVLEVWFSAGAPATDEATPSALTLVLAAPVTEEAAKGLFLLLMMTGARRNEMNSLTDCLVYAGLVGAGFAWLEDILYIADGESLADSLATAALRLVMAPFAHSLFTTLFALGVWFALHWRSTIAKIGCIVAGYVGAVLLHAMWNGSALLGPQGYFAVYVLWMMPVFGATVALALHNRRREQRIVAAKLPGMVAAGVVTANEASWLGTIATRKKAIAEATRFGGKPAGESVKRFAQQVVELAFVRDRIDRGFGDHRVAALLVDETYAVYAARAASPALRQMAGYHAGLQLPGSQPPRR; this is encoded by the coding sequence GTGTCTTTCCCCGGCGCCCACGGCGGACCCGTCCATCCTGGCACACCTCCGGGGGCGCCGTTCGTGCGTCGAGTACGCAGCGTCGGCGCACCGATCGGCGTACTGATCACACTGGGCACGTTGGCCGGCCTGCTGGTGATCCTGCTGACGGCGGTGAACCCGGCCGGCACCGCGGTCGGGTTCGTGTTGTCCAGCGCCGCGATGGCCGTCGTGGTGCTGGCCTATCTGTGGCTCGACCGGTGGGAGCCCGAACCGCCGCGGCTGCTCCTGTTCGCGTTCCTGTGGGGGACGTCGGTCGCCGTGCTGATGTCTGCGGTGCTGCAGATCGTGCTGGAGGTCTGGTTCAGCGCCGGGGCGCCGGCCACCGACGAGGCGACACCGAGCGCACTCACGCTGGTTCTGGCCGCGCCGGTCACCGAGGAAGCGGCCAAGGGTTTGTTCTTGCTGCTCATGATGACCGGTGCCCGCCGCAACGAGATGAACTCGTTGACCGACTGCCTGGTCTACGCCGGCCTCGTCGGGGCGGGATTCGCCTGGCTGGAGGACATCCTCTACATCGCCGACGGTGAGTCGCTGGCCGACTCGCTGGCCACCGCGGCTCTGCGCCTGGTGATGGCGCCCTTCGCGCACTCCCTGTTCACCACGCTGTTCGCGCTCGGCGTCTGGTTCGCGCTGCACTGGCGCAGCACCATCGCCAAGATCGGCTGCATCGTGGCCGGCTACGTCGGAGCGGTGCTGTTGCATGCGATGTGGAACGGCTCGGCGCTGCTGGGCCCCCAGGGCTACTTCGCGGTGTACGTGCTGTGGATGATGCCGGTTTTCGGGGCGACCGTAGCGCTGGCGCTGCACAATCGGCGGCGCGAACAACGCATCGTGGCCGCCAAACTGCCCGGCATGGTGGCCGCCGGTGTCGTGACTGCCAACGAAGCCAGCTGGCTGGGCACCATCGCCACCCGCAAGAAAGCGATCGCCGAAGCCACCCGGTTCGGCGGGAAGCCGGCCGGTGAATCGGTGAAGCGATTCGCCCAGCAGGTCGTGGAACTGGCGTTCGTGCGCGACCGCATCGACCGCGGGTTCGGCGATCACCGTGTCGCCGCCTTACTCGTCGACGAGACCTACGCCGTCTACGCCGCCCGCGCCGCCTCGCCCGCACTGAGGCAGATGGCGGGCTACCACGCCGGTCTCCAGCTGCCGGGTTCTCAGCCGCCTCGAAGGTAG
- the rpsA gene encoding 30S ribosomal protein S1: MPSPSVTSPQVAVNDIGSSEDFLAAIDKTIKYFNDGDIVEGTIVKVDRDEVLLDIGYKTEGVIPSRELSIKHDVDPNEVVSVGDEVEALVLTKEDKEGRLILSKKRAQYERAWGTIEELKEKDEAVKGTVIEVVKGGLILDIGLRGFLPASLVEMRRVRDLQPYIGKEIEAKIIELDKNRNNVVLSRRAWLEQTQSEVRSEFLNQLTKGAIRKGVVSSIVNFGAFVDLGGVDGLVHVSELSWKHIDHPSEVVQVGDEVTVEVLDVDMDRERVSLSLKATQEDPWRHFARTHAIGQIVPGKVTKLVPFGAFVRVEEGIEGLVHISELSERHVEVPDQVVQVGDDAMVKVIDIDLERRRISLSLKQANEDYNSEEFEAWKYGMADSYDDQGNYIFPEGFDADTNEWVEGFEKQRDEWEARYAEAERRYKMHTAQMEKFAAAEAEEAARPVSNGTSRSEESSAGGSLASDAQLAALREKLAGNA, from the coding sequence ATGCCAAGTCCCTCCGTCACCTCGCCGCAAGTAGCCGTCAACGACATCGGCTCGAGCGAGGACTTTCTCGCCGCCATCGACAAAACCATCAAATACTTCAACGATGGCGACATCGTCGAGGGAACGATCGTCAAGGTTGACCGTGACGAAGTCCTTCTCGACATCGGCTACAAGACCGAAGGCGTCATCCCTTCTCGTGAGCTGTCCATCAAGCACGACGTCGACCCCAACGAGGTTGTGTCCGTCGGCGATGAGGTCGAAGCTCTGGTCCTCACCAAGGAGGACAAAGAAGGCCGCCTGATCCTGTCCAAGAAGCGCGCCCAGTACGAGCGCGCCTGGGGCACCATCGAAGAGCTCAAGGAAAAAGACGAGGCCGTCAAGGGCACCGTCATCGAGGTCGTCAAGGGCGGCCTGATCCTCGACATCGGGCTGCGCGGCTTCCTGCCTGCCTCGCTGGTCGAGATGCGTCGTGTCCGCGATCTGCAGCCGTACATCGGCAAGGAGATCGAGGCCAAGATCATCGAGCTCGACAAGAACCGCAACAACGTCGTGCTCTCGCGGCGTGCGTGGCTGGAGCAGACGCAGTCCGAGGTGCGCAGCGAGTTCCTGAACCAGCTCACCAAGGGCGCCATCCGCAAGGGTGTGGTCTCGTCGATCGTCAACTTCGGCGCCTTCGTCGATCTCGGCGGTGTCGACGGCCTGGTGCACGTCTCCGAGCTGTCGTGGAAGCACATCGACCATCCCTCCGAGGTCGTACAGGTCGGCGACGAGGTCACCGTCGAGGTGCTCGACGTCGACATGGATCGCGAGCGGGTTTCGCTGTCGCTCAAGGCGACTCAGGAAGATCCGTGGCGTCACTTCGCCCGGACCCACGCCATCGGCCAGATCGTCCCGGGCAAGGTCACCAAGCTGGTGCCGTTCGGCGCGTTCGTCCGCGTCGAGGAGGGCATCGAGGGCCTGGTGCACATCTCGGAGCTGTCCGAGCGCCACGTCGAGGTGCCCGACCAGGTGGTCCAGGTCGGCGACGACGCGATGGTCAAGGTCATCGACATCGACCTCGAGCGTCGCCGGATCTCGCTGAGCCTCAAGCAGGCCAACGAGGACTACAACAGCGAAGAGTTCGAGGCCTGGAAGTACGGCATGGCCGACAGCTACGACGACCAGGGCAACTACATCTTCCCCGAGGGCTTCGACGCCGACACCAACGAATGGGTGGAGGGTTTCGAGAAGCAGCGTGACGAGTGGGAGGCGCGCTACGCCGAGGCGGAGCGTCGCTACAAGATGCACACCGCCCAGATGGAGAAGTTCGCCGCGGCCGAGGCCGAGGAAGCCGCGCGTCCGGTGTCCAACGGCACCTCGCGTTCCGAGGAGTCGTCGGCAGGAGGGTCGCTGGCCAGCGACGCCCAGCTGGCGGCGCTGCGCGAAAAGCTCGCCGGCAACGCGTAG
- the coaE gene encoding dephospho-CoA kinase produces the protein MLRIGLTGGIGAGKSTVSATFSELGGIVVDGDVIAREVVEPGTEGLTRLVEAFGDGILTEDGALNRPALAAIAFSDDEKRATLNGIVHPLVAHRRSELIEAAHADAVIVEDIPLLVESQMAPMFPLVVIVHADPDLRVNRLIEYRGFTEEDARARIAAQASEEQRRAVADVWLDNSGSAGELVEKARALWHDRIQPFAHNLQARRCAPTQPLLVAADPDWPAQARRIVARLNTACGHHASRIDHIGSTAVPGMDAKDVIDVQVTVASLDDADGLADSLLAAGYVSTAVTADVGKPDARSTQAEFDQTDDDALWGKRLYCSADPGRPTHVHVRVAGWPGQQFALLFVDWLRANADARSDYLALKRRVADAGPADGGAYAEAKEPWFLDAYRRAWAWADATGWRPGE, from the coding sequence GTGCTGCGCATTGGGTTGACCGGAGGAATCGGGGCAGGCAAGTCCACTGTGTCGGCGACGTTCAGTGAGCTCGGTGGCATCGTCGTCGACGGTGACGTGATCGCCCGTGAGGTCGTCGAACCCGGCACCGAGGGGCTGACGCGCCTGGTCGAGGCGTTCGGTGACGGCATCCTGACCGAGGACGGCGCGCTGAATCGGCCCGCGCTGGCGGCGATCGCGTTCAGCGACGACGAGAAGCGCGCCACTCTCAACGGGATTGTGCACCCGCTGGTGGCGCACCGCCGCTCGGAGCTGATCGAGGCCGCGCACGCCGATGCCGTCATCGTCGAGGACATCCCGCTGCTGGTGGAATCCCAGATGGCGCCGATGTTCCCGCTCGTGGTGATCGTGCACGCCGACCCGGACCTGCGGGTCAACCGCCTGATCGAGTACCGCGGTTTCACCGAAGAGGACGCCCGCGCGCGCATCGCCGCCCAGGCTTCCGAGGAGCAGCGTCGCGCCGTGGCCGACGTGTGGCTGGACAATTCCGGCAGCGCCGGTGAACTCGTCGAGAAAGCCCGTGCCCTGTGGCACGACCGCATCCAACCCTTCGCCCACAACCTGCAGGCCCGCCGGTGCGCGCCGACTCAACCCCTGCTGGTTGCGGCTGATCCGGACTGGCCTGCGCAGGCGCGGCGGATCGTGGCCCGGCTGAACACCGCATGCGGGCACCACGCTTCGCGGATCGACCACATCGGTTCCACCGCCGTGCCCGGCATGGACGCCAAGGACGTCATCGACGTCCAGGTGACAGTCGCCTCTCTCGACGACGCCGACGGGCTCGCTGACTCGCTACTGGCGGCCGGCTATGTGTCCACCGCTGTCACAGCTGATGTCGGCAAGCCCGACGCGCGCAGTACCCAGGCGGAGTTCGACCAGACCGATGACGACGCCCTGTGGGGCAAGCGCCTGTACTGTTCGGCCGACCCGGGGCGCCCGACCCATGTGCACGTGCGGGTGGCGGGGTGGCCCGGTCAGCAGTTCGCGTTGCTGTTCGTCGATTGGTTGCGGGCCAACGCGGATGCCCGGTCGGACTATCTGGCGCTCAAGCGCCGCGTGGCCGACGCCGGGCCTGCCGACGGGGGCGCCTACGCCGAGGCCAAGGAGCCCTGGTTTCTCGACGCCTACCGTCGGGCCTGGGCATGGGCTGATGCGACCGGGTGGCGCCCGGGCGAGTAG
- a CDS encoding Fpg/Nei family DNA glycosylase — translation MPELPDVEGFRDRLSATLPGRRIDAVEVRDSGVLRNASARALNRALSGHRFEEPRRHGKWLLLPAEGPTLLVHSGMTGRPYYTSAADGDRHDRVVITLDRGELHYTDQRKLRGIWLVDSQEDIDDLLRDQGPDALGLDRHAFTEILRRHRGALKPTLMDQSVVAGLGNLLVDEICWRARLNPKVHVGELGDSDVRRLHRAVTSVLRTAVRHGCVPGLRRWLTRVRDDTDPSCPRCGTRLRRGRVGGRSTVWCSQCQPG, via the coding sequence ATGCCTGAACTGCCTGACGTCGAGGGCTTCCGCGACCGGCTGTCCGCGACCTTGCCCGGCCGCCGCATCGACGCCGTCGAGGTTCGTGACTCCGGTGTGCTGCGGAACGCCTCGGCCCGTGCCCTGAACCGGGCACTGTCCGGTCATCGGTTCGAGGAGCCGAGGCGCCACGGCAAGTGGCTGTTGCTCCCCGCCGAGGGCCCGACGCTGCTGGTGCACAGCGGGATGACCGGACGCCCCTACTACACGTCCGCCGCGGACGGTGACCGCCACGACCGCGTGGTGATCACCCTGGACCGCGGCGAGCTGCACTACACCGATCAGCGCAAACTTCGTGGCATCTGGCTGGTCGACAGCCAGGAGGACATCGACGACCTGCTCCGTGATCAGGGTCCCGATGCGCTCGGCCTCGATCGGCACGCGTTCACCGAGATCCTGCGGCGTCACCGCGGCGCGCTCAAGCCGACGCTCATGGATCAATCGGTGGTCGCCGGGCTGGGCAACCTGCTGGTCGACGAGATCTGCTGGCGTGCGCGGCTGAACCCGAAGGTCCACGTCGGCGAGCTCGGTGACAGCGACGTGAGAAGGTTGCACCGCGCCGTGACCAGCGTGTTGCGCACCGCGGTGCGTCACGGGTGCGTCCCGGGGCTACGACGCTGGCTCACCCGGGTCAGGGACGATACCGATCCCAGTTGCCCCCGGTGCGGCACGAGGCTGCGCCGCGGCCGAGTCGGCGGCCGCAGCACCGTCTGGTGCTCGCAGTGCCAGCCGGGGTGA
- a CDS encoding DUF402 domain-containing protein produces the protein MHPPKRETFDLTTHTNTDPKGIDREVDVYTVQPWGLYMARPTPGRAQFHYLESWLLPALDLRVTVFHFNPGHERDQDFYLDVGRYSPGPQRWRSEDHYLDLVVRTGRSVDVTDVDELLVAVRDGLLSPEAGERAVHTALSTVDALATHDHDLHRWLATLGVTLTWRDA, from the coding sequence ATCCATCCTCCCAAGCGCGAGACCTTCGACCTCACCACGCACACCAACACCGATCCCAAGGGCATCGACCGGGAGGTCGACGTGTACACCGTGCAGCCGTGGGGTCTCTACATGGCCCGGCCCACCCCGGGCCGGGCACAGTTCCACTACCTGGAGTCCTGGTTGCTGCCGGCGCTCGATCTGCGCGTGACGGTGTTCCACTTCAACCCCGGTCACGAGCGAGACCAGGACTTCTACCTCGACGTGGGCCGCTACTCGCCGGGCCCGCAGCGGTGGCGCAGTGAGGACCACTACCTGGATCTGGTGGTTCGAACCGGCAGATCGGTCGACGTCACCGACGTGGACGAGTTGTTGGTCGCCGTCCGTGACGGCCTGCTCAGCCCCGAAGCCGGGGAGCGCGCAGTCCACACCGCGCTCTCCACCGTCGACGCGCTGGCCACCCACGACCACGATCTGCACCGCTGGCTGGCCACCCTCGGCGTCACGCTGACCTGGCGCGACGCGTAG
- the uvrB gene encoding excinuclease ABC subunit UvrB, whose amino-acid sequence MAFATEHPVLAHSEYRPVDQVVRAGGKFEVVSEYQPAGDQPAAIDELERRVRAGEHDVVLLGATGTGKSATTAWLIERLQRPTLVMAPNKTLAAQLANELREMLPHNAVEYFVSYYDYYQPEAYIAQTDTYIEKDSSINDDVERLRHSATSSLLSRRDVVVVASVSCIYGLGTPQSYLDRSVELKVGDEVPRDALLRLLVDVQYTRNDMSFTRGTFRVRGDTVEIIPSYEELAVRIEFFGDEVEELYYLHPLTGDTVRKVDSLRIFPATHYVAGPERMAHAISTIEAELEERLAELEGQGKLLEAQRLRMRTNYDVEMMRQVGFCSGIENYSRHIDGRGPGTAPATLLDYFPEDFLLVIDESHVTVPQIGGMYEGDMSRKRNLVDFGFRLPSAVDNRPLTWEEFADRIGQTVYLSATPGPYELSQTSGEFVEQVIRPTGLVDPQVIVKPTKGQIDDLIGEIRLRTERDERTLVTTLTKKMAEDLTDYLLEMGIRVRYLHSEVDTLRRVELLRQLRLGEYDVLVGINLLREGLDLPEVSLVAILDADKEGFLRSPRSLIQTIGRAARNVSGEVHMYADRITDSMKEAIDETERRRAKQIAYNEEHGIDPQPLRKKIADILDQVYREADDTESVEVGGSGRNASRGRRAQGAPGRAVSAGVVEGRDTTNMPRAELADLIKDLTEQMMVAARDLQFELAARIRDEIADLKKELRGMDAAGLK is encoded by the coding sequence ATGGCCTTTGCGACTGAACATCCGGTGCTCGCGCATTCGGAATACCGGCCCGTCGACCAGGTCGTCCGGGCAGGCGGCAAGTTCGAGGTCGTCAGCGAATATCAGCCCGCGGGCGACCAACCGGCGGCGATCGACGAGCTCGAGCGCCGCGTCCGCGCCGGCGAGCACGACGTCGTGCTGCTCGGCGCCACCGGGACCGGCAAATCGGCGACCACGGCCTGGCTCATCGAGCGCCTGCAGCGGCCCACGTTGGTGATGGCCCCGAACAAGACGTTGGCCGCGCAGCTCGCCAACGAGCTACGGGAGATGTTGCCGCACAACGCTGTCGAGTATTTCGTCTCCTACTACGACTACTACCAGCCCGAGGCGTACATCGCGCAGACCGACACCTACATCGAGAAAGACAGTTCGATCAACGACGATGTGGAGCGGTTGCGGCACTCGGCGACATCGAGCCTGCTGTCGCGCCGGGACGTCGTCGTGGTGGCGTCGGTGTCCTGCATCTACGGTCTGGGCACCCCGCAGTCCTACCTGGACCGCTCGGTCGAACTGAAGGTCGGCGACGAGGTGCCGCGCGACGCGCTGCTGCGGTTGTTGGTCGACGTGCAGTACACCCGCAACGACATGTCGTTCACCCGCGGGACGTTCCGGGTGCGCGGAGACACCGTGGAGATCATCCCGTCCTACGAGGAACTGGCCGTGCGCATCGAGTTCTTCGGCGACGAGGTCGAGGAGCTGTACTACCTGCACCCGCTGACCGGTGACACCGTCCGCAAGGTCGACTCGCTGCGGATCTTCCCGGCCACGCACTACGTCGCCGGACCCGAACGCATGGCCCACGCGATCTCGACGATCGAAGCCGAACTGGAGGAGCGACTGGCCGAACTGGAGGGCCAGGGCAAGCTGCTGGAGGCCCAGCGGCTCCGCATGCGCACCAACTACGACGTCGAGATGATGCGCCAGGTCGGGTTCTGTTCGGGTATCGAGAACTACTCGCGTCACATCGACGGGCGCGGCCCGGGCACCGCGCCCGCCACCCTGCTGGACTACTTCCCCGAGGACTTCCTGCTCGTCATCGACGAGTCGCACGTCACCGTGCCGCAGATCGGCGGCATGTACGAGGGCGACATGTCGCGCAAGCGCAACCTGGTCGACTTCGGATTCCGTCTGCCCTCCGCGGTCGACAACCGGCCGCTGACCTGGGAGGAATTCGCAGACCGCATCGGTCAGACGGTGTATCTGTCGGCGACCCCGGGCCCATATGAGCTGAGCCAGACCAGCGGCGAGTTCGTCGAGCAGGTCATCCGTCCGACCGGCCTGGTCGACCCGCAGGTCATCGTCAAGCCGACGAAGGGGCAGATCGACGACCTGATCGGGGAGATCCGCCTTCGCACCGAACGCGACGAGCGCACACTGGTGACCACCTTGACCAAGAAGATGGCCGAGGACCTGACCGACTACCTGCTCGAGATGGGTATCCGGGTTCGTTACCTGCACTCCGAGGTCGACACACTGCGCCGGGTCGAGCTGCTGCGCCAGCTGCGGCTGGGGGAGTACGACGTTCTGGTCGGGATCAACCTGCTGCGCGAGGGCCTCGACCTGCCGGAGGTGTCGTTGGTGGCGATTCTTGATGCCGACAAGGAGGGGTTCCTGCGCTCGCCGCGCAGCCTCATCCAGACCATCGGCCGCGCGGCGCGCAACGTCTCCGGCGAGGTGCACATGTACGCCGACCGGATCACCGACTCGATGAAGGAAGCGATCGACGAGACCGAGCGTCGTCGCGCCAAACAGATCGCCTACAACGAAGAGCACGGCATCGACCCGCAGCCGTTGCGCAAGAAGATCGCCGACATCCTCGACCAGGTGTACCGCGAAGCCGACGACACCGAGTCGGTGGAGGTCGGCGGCTCCGGTCGGAACGCCTCCCGCGGCCGCCGCGCGCAAGGCGCACCCGGTCGCGCAGTGAGTGCCGGCGTCGTGGAGGGGCGCGATACGACGAACATGCCGCGCGCCGAACTGGCCGACCTCATCAAGGACCTGACCGAGCAGATGATGGTCGCCGCACGCGATTTGCAGTTCGAGCTGGCGGCCCGGATCCGCGACGAGATCGCCGATCTGAAGAAGGAACTGCGGGGGATGGACGCGGCAGGCCTCAAATGA
- a CDS encoding MFS transporter yields MTEIAAVAAGRWRDLLGPKSLGAATVLAGGVALYATNEFLTISLMPSAVADIGGRRFYSWVTTVYLVGSVVAATTVSTVLTRWGPRRSYLVALSMFGVGSLGCALAPSMAALLVGRTVQGVAGGLLAGLAYAVINTALPVVLWTKASALVSAMWGVGTLVGPAAGGLFAQYSSWRWAFGVLVVMVAVMAVLVPLSLPARPGAPASPVHRGIPVWSLLLLGVAALLISAAGVVRDTAMTVGLACAGTALLAVFLVVDRRVSASVLPPSVFGPGPLKWVYATLGVLMAGTMVDMYVPLFGQRLAHLTPVAAGFLGAGLAVGWTVAEISSASLSRDRMIRRVTAIAPVVMAAGLTLNALTQRQDASAGYVAVWALGLVMSGVGVGMAWPHLSAWAMSKVGDPGEGPVAAAAINTVQLMSAALGAAVAGVVVNSIDSGDATAAGAVFTTFAVLVAVGTVAAVRSGRDPHSERRRTKVQ; encoded by the coding sequence GTGACCGAGATCGCGGCAGTGGCCGCTGGGCGCTGGCGAGACCTCCTGGGCCCCAAGAGCCTCGGGGCGGCCACCGTGCTGGCCGGAGGCGTGGCGCTGTATGCGACGAACGAGTTCCTCACCATCAGCCTGATGCCCAGCGCTGTGGCCGACATCGGTGGGCGCCGGTTCTACTCGTGGGTGACCACGGTCTACCTCGTCGGCTCGGTAGTGGCCGCGACGACCGTCAGCACCGTCCTCACCCGGTGGGGTCCGCGGCGGTCATACCTGGTGGCGCTGAGCATGTTCGGTGTCGGCAGCCTAGGCTGCGCCCTCGCACCGAGCATGGCCGCGCTACTCGTCGGCCGCACCGTGCAAGGGGTCGCCGGAGGTCTGCTCGCCGGCCTGGCCTACGCCGTGATCAACACCGCACTGCCGGTGGTGCTGTGGACGAAGGCCTCGGCACTGGTGTCGGCCATGTGGGGTGTCGGAACGCTCGTAGGTCCCGCGGCCGGCGGGCTGTTCGCCCAGTACAGTTCGTGGCGCTGGGCTTTCGGGGTGCTGGTCGTCATGGTCGCGGTGATGGCGGTCCTGGTGCCGCTCTCGCTCCCGGCGCGCCCCGGTGCTCCCGCGTCCCCTGTACACCGGGGGATTCCGGTGTGGTCACTGCTCCTGCTCGGCGTGGCCGCGTTGCTCATCAGCGCAGCCGGCGTCGTCCGGGACACGGCGATGACCGTCGGGCTGGCCTGCGCGGGAACGGCACTGCTCGCGGTGTTCCTGGTCGTCGATCGGCGAGTGAGCGCATCGGTGTTGCCGCCCAGCGTCTTCGGGCCGGGTCCCCTCAAATGGGTCTACGCGACGCTGGGTGTGTTGATGGCGGGCACGATGGTCGACATGTACGTGCCGCTGTTCGGGCAGCGGCTCGCCCATCTCACGCCCGTCGCGGCCGGTTTCCTGGGAGCCGGTCTGGCGGTGGGCTGGACGGTGGCGGAGATCAGCAGCGCATCCCTGAGCCGTGACCGGATGATCCGGCGGGTGACGGCGATCGCGCCGGTGGTGATGGCCGCCGGCCTGACGCTGAATGCCCTCACCCAACGTCAGGACGCGTCCGCAGGATATGTCGCGGTGTGGGCGCTCGGGCTGGTGATGAGCGGCGTCGGGGTGGGCATGGCATGGCCGCATCTGTCAGCGTGGGCGATGAGCAAGGTCGGCGACCCCGGCGAGGGGCCGGTCGCGGCGGCTGCCATCAACACCGTGCAACTCATGTCGGCAGCCCTCGGCGCCGCGGTCGCTGGAGTCGTCGTCAATTCCATCGACAGTGGTGACGCGACAGCAGCGGGCGCTGTGTTCACGACGTTCGCGGTGCTCGTCGCGGTGGGGACGGTGGCCGCGGTCAGGAGCGGCCGCGACCCTCATTCTGAGAGGCGCCGCACCAAGGTCCAGTGA
- a CDS encoding DMT family transporter, whose amino-acid sequence MTLLYLALAIVTEVAATLSLKGSATMPALYVVVVAGYLASFVFLTVVLKRGMALGVAYGIWGACGVALTATLSTLIYREAFTVGMGIGLVCVIAGVLLVETGSRAEEPEPRAGAADR is encoded by the coding sequence GTGACCCTGCTCTATCTGGCTCTGGCCATCGTGACGGAGGTGGCAGCGACGCTGTCGCTGAAGGGCTCGGCCACCATGCCCGCGTTGTACGTGGTGGTGGTGGCGGGTTATCTGGCGTCGTTCGTGTTCCTCACCGTGGTGCTCAAGCGCGGCATGGCCCTCGGAGTGGCCTACGGGATCTGGGGCGCGTGCGGAGTCGCGTTGACGGCGACGCTGTCGACGCTGATCTACCGCGAAGCGTTCACCGTAGGCATGGGCATCGGGCTGGTCTGTGTGATCGCCGGTGTCTTGCTGGTGGAGACCGGTTCCCGTGCGGAGGAGCCGGAACCGCGCGCGGGCGCAGCGGATCGGTGA
- a CDS encoding DMT family transporter, translating to MQYLLLIGAILTEVTATLSLRVAARGRPPFYVVVVVGYLLAFTMLAGSLRAGMPLGVAYGIWAAAGVALTATASRYLFQEAVTPRMLGGIALIVVGVLLLEVGAVR from the coding sequence GTGCAGTACCTGTTGTTGATCGGGGCCATCCTCACCGAGGTCACCGCGACACTGTCGCTTCGGGTCGCGGCGCGGGGACGCCCGCCGTTCTACGTCGTGGTCGTGGTTGGTTACCTGCTTGCGTTCACGATGCTCGCCGGGTCGTTGCGCGCGGGTATGCCGCTCGGTGTCGCGTACGGCATCTGGGCCGCAGCGGGTGTGGCACTGACCGCCACGGCGTCGCGCTATCTGTTCCAGGAGGCGGTGACCCCCCGGATGCTCGGGGGGATCGCGCTGATCGTCGTCGGGGTGCTCCTGCTCGAAGTCGGCGCGGTTCGCTGA